A stretch of the Actinoalloteichus fjordicus genome encodes the following:
- a CDS encoding MBL fold metallo-hydrolase, which translates to MTEPPEPAPAAWWSEIADGVLVRRHRELDLSTGLVIGTRSCLVIDTGGDHRQGAALAAAVRERTSLPWAVVYTHAHFDHCFGTEAFLPCPVWAHERLPAVLRATASAQRDQWSTHYRDEGRPDLADALSASRAVPPDRTVTDHVEVDLGGRTVVLEHLGRGHTDHDLIVTVPDVDVVFTGDLIEQGAPPAFEDSFPRDWAALAAGLAERGSAVTRFVPGHGRPVDIAFVRTQAAQLRTLVEHAAALGAVSYAAEEGPTHPFGAAVVRTAADRLR; encoded by the coding sequence ATGACCGAGCCGCCAGAGCCCGCGCCCGCCGCGTGGTGGAGCGAGATCGCCGACGGAGTGCTGGTGCGGCGACATCGCGAACTGGACCTCTCGACCGGTCTGGTCATCGGCACGCGATCCTGCCTGGTGATCGACACCGGCGGCGATCATCGACAGGGAGCGGCCCTGGCGGCGGCCGTCCGGGAACGCACGTCGCTGCCCTGGGCCGTCGTCTACACCCACGCCCATTTCGACCACTGCTTCGGCACCGAGGCCTTCCTCCCCTGTCCGGTCTGGGCACACGAGCGGCTGCCTGCGGTGCTGAGGGCCACCGCATCGGCCCAACGAGACCAGTGGTCGACGCACTATCGCGACGAGGGCAGGCCCGATCTGGCCGACGCGCTCTCGGCCTCGCGGGCGGTCCCGCCGGATCGCACCGTGACCGATCACGTCGAAGTCGACCTCGGCGGACGGACCGTGGTGCTCGAACACCTCGGCAGGGGGCACACCGATCACGATCTGATCGTGACCGTGCCGGACGTCGACGTGGTGTTCACCGGCGATCTGATCGAGCAGGGTGCTCCGCCCGCCTTCGAGGACTCGTTCCCGCGAGACTGGGCCGCACTCGCGGCCGGACTCGCCGAACGCGGTTCGGCGGTCACCCGTTTCGTCCCCGGTCACGGCCGACCGGTCGACATCGCGTTCGTCCGAACACAGGCCGCGCAACTACGCACTCTGGTCGAGCACGCTGCGGCGCTCGGCGCAGTCTCCTACGCAGCCGAGGAGGGGCCGACTCACCCGTTCGGCGCAGCGGTCGTCCGCACCGCAGCCGACCGACTGCGCTGA
- a CDS encoding 2-phosphosulfolactate phosphatase: MADARVFRQADHRIRLDWGPAGLAALAEDCAVVVVVDVLSFSTAVDVAIGRGARVLPLPWRDDRAAEAATRAGAVLAGPRRGAGWSLSPASLRDIPAGQLLALPSPNGATLCATAAAGQAAVLVGGLRNAGATARRALTLAAGGPIAVIAAGERWGVNEGPLRPAVEDLLGAGAVIAGLATGGLSPEAELAEASFQGCRVRIAEVIAGCVSGRELRDEGFAADVELASLLDVSRAAPQLADGILVDGARLG, translated from the coding sequence ATGGCTGATGCACGCGTGTTTCGACAGGCCGATCACCGAATTCGGCTGGACTGGGGGCCTGCGGGACTCGCCGCCCTCGCCGAGGACTGCGCGGTGGTGGTCGTCGTCGACGTGTTGTCGTTCAGCACTGCCGTCGACGTCGCGATCGGGCGTGGGGCACGGGTCCTGCCGCTGCCCTGGCGCGACGATCGAGCGGCCGAGGCGGCCACGCGGGCAGGCGCCGTGCTCGCCGGGCCTCGGCGCGGTGCGGGCTGGTCGCTGAGCCCCGCTTCCTTGCGGGATATCCCCGCCGGGCAGCTGCTCGCGCTGCCCTCCCCCAACGGAGCCACACTCTGCGCCACGGCCGCTGCAGGGCAGGCCGCCGTGCTGGTCGGCGGTCTGCGCAACGCGGGCGCGACGGCTCGCCGGGCGCTGACGCTCGCGGCAGGCGGGCCGATCGCGGTGATCGCGGCGGGCGAGCGGTGGGGAGTGAACGAAGGCCCGCTGCGGCCTGCAGTGGAGGATCTCCTCGGCGCGGGAGCGGTGATCGCGGGGCTGGCCACCGGCGGCCTCTCCCCCGAGGCCGAACTGGCCGAGGCGTCCTTCCAGGGATGCCGCGTCCGGATCGCGGAGGTGATCGCGGGCTGCGTCTCCGGCCGCGAGCTGCGCGACGAGGGCTTCGCCGCCGACGTGGAGCTGGCGAGTCTCCTCGACGTCAGCCGAGCGGCACCGCAGCTGGCGGACGGCATCCTGGTCGATGGAGCCCGCCTCGGCTGA
- a CDS encoding ribose-5-phosphate isomerase, translating into MRVYLGADHAGFQFKNELADHLRGLGHEVVDVGPHAYDAEDDYPAFCIEAASRVVADHGSVGVVIGGSGNGEQIAANKVPGARVALAWSPETARLARNHNNAQLIGVGARMHTTQEAIEIVTTFLDATFSDEQRHSRRIGLIAEYESTGTPPPLPTG; encoded by the coding sequence GTGCGTGTCTATCTCGGTGCCGACCATGCAGGCTTTCAATTCAAGAACGAGCTGGCCGACCATCTCCGCGGCCTCGGCCACGAGGTCGTCGACGTCGGACCTCATGCCTACGACGCCGAGGATGATTACCCGGCGTTCTGCATCGAGGCGGCGAGTCGGGTGGTCGCCGACCACGGCAGCGTCGGGGTCGTGATCGGCGGTTCCGGCAACGGCGAACAGATCGCGGCGAACAAGGTGCCCGGTGCCCGGGTTGCCCTGGCATGGAGTCCGGAGACCGCACGGCTGGCGCGAAACCACAACAACGCCCAGCTCATCGGCGTCGGCGCTCGGATGCACACCACGCAGGAGGCGATCGAGATCGTCACGACCTTCCTCGACGCGACCTTCTCCGACGAACAGCGGCACTCGCGGCGGATCGGGCTGATCGCGGAGTACGAGTCCACCGGCACTCCGCCGCCGCTGCCGACGGGCTGA
- a CDS encoding Fpg/Nei family DNA glycosylase, translating into MPEGHTLHRLARLHQRRFEGGPVAVSSPQGRFATEAARLDGVTLCEAQAYGKHLLHHYENGLTVHVHLGLYGTFVEHPLPVEEPVGQVRMRIVGADHVTDLRGPTACRILLAPEVAALQARLGPDPLRPDADPTAAWTRVSRSRASIAALLLDQSVLAGAGNVYRAEVLFRHGVPPMLPGSRLGRETWDAIWADLVLLMGEGVRSGRIDTVRPEHDPSVTGREPRRDRHGGEVYVYRRAGMPCLVCGETVLMRDLQGRKLYWCPACQAG; encoded by the coding sequence ATGCCGGAAGGACACACCCTGCACCGACTGGCCCGGCTCCACCAGCGGCGCTTCGAGGGTGGGCCGGTGGCGGTGAGCAGTCCACAGGGTCGCTTCGCCACGGAGGCCGCCCGGCTGGACGGCGTGACGCTGTGCGAGGCGCAGGCGTACGGGAAGCACCTGCTGCATCACTACGAGAACGGCCTGACCGTGCACGTCCACCTCGGGCTGTACGGCACCTTCGTCGAACATCCCCTGCCGGTCGAAGAACCGGTCGGGCAGGTGCGGATGCGGATCGTCGGAGCGGATCACGTCACGGACCTGCGCGGCCCGACCGCATGTCGGATACTGCTCGCGCCGGAGGTCGCCGCGCTGCAGGCGAGGCTGGGCCCCGATCCGTTGCGGCCGGACGCCGATCCCACCGCGGCGTGGACTCGTGTCTCCCGTTCCCGCGCCTCGATCGCGGCGCTGCTGCTGGATCAGTCCGTCCTCGCGGGGGCGGGCAACGTCTACCGCGCCGAGGTCCTGTTCCGCCACGGCGTGCCGCCGATGCTTCCTGGATCGCGTCTGGGTCGGGAGACCTGGGATGCGATCTGGGCGGACCTGGTGCTGCTGATGGGCGAGGGGGTGCGCAGCGGGCGCATCGACACCGTGCGCCCGGAACACGATCCGAGCGTCACCGGCCGGGAGCCCAGGCGAGATCGACACGGTGGAGAGGTCTACGTCTATCGGCGCGCGGGGATGCCCTGTCTGGTCTGTGGCGAGACCGTGCTGATGCGCGATCTGCAGGGCCGCAAGCTGTACTGGTGTCCCGCATGTCAGGCAGGCTGA
- a CDS encoding GNAT family N-acetyltransferase has protein sequence MTRDDLHTRTLTDADFEQLEAVLSGAFLLEDPEVWEINRRFLEIDRVHGVFDGTELVGGAGALTRSLTLPGGWQSPVAAVTWVGTALGHRRRGILSRLMTAQLHGLHEAGAEPIAGLGASEAGIYRRFGYGVSTEWAKTTVPGKAPFRPEVDLGGDRVREVPRAEALPLITALYDRSAAHTGWMSRSAAHWEFTLVDTQAMRTGGASRLHFALHPEGYAVYRVRPGGSISAPRYQMSVVELGSTSPVGHAAVWRYLLDVDWISEVRYEKCATDDPITSLLADRRQAERSDVDALWLRLVDVDRALIARRYSAPLDVVLEIVDPRCPWNQGRWRLRVDDEGAATVTAAAERADLTIGVADLGAAFLGATRLSTLAASGLVQEHRAGAVAAASRSFLADPMPYCAVDF, from the coding sequence ATGACCCGAGATGATCTGCACACCCGAACCCTCACCGATGCCGACTTCGAGCAGCTCGAGGCGGTGTTGTCCGGAGCGTTCCTGCTCGAGGACCCGGAGGTGTGGGAGATCAACCGACGATTCCTGGAGATCGACCGCGTGCACGGGGTCTTCGACGGAACCGAACTGGTCGGCGGGGCGGGCGCGCTGACCCGATCCCTCACGTTGCCCGGCGGGTGGCAGAGCCCCGTCGCGGCGGTCACCTGGGTCGGGACGGCACTCGGACACCGCAGACGCGGCATCCTGAGCAGACTGATGACCGCCCAGCTCCACGGTCTGCACGAGGCGGGGGCGGAGCCGATCGCCGGTCTCGGCGCCTCCGAGGCGGGCATCTACCGTCGGTTCGGCTACGGCGTGTCCACCGAGTGGGCCAAGACCACGGTGCCGGGCAAGGCGCCGTTCCGGCCGGAGGTGGATCTCGGCGGCGATCGAGTCCGTGAGGTGCCTCGGGCCGAGGCGCTGCCACTGATCACCGCGCTGTACGACCGGTCCGCAGCACATACCGGCTGGATGTCGCGATCGGCTGCTCACTGGGAGTTCACCCTGGTGGACACACAGGCGATGCGGACGGGTGGTGCGAGCAGACTGCACTTCGCACTGCACCCCGAGGGCTACGCCGTCTATCGGGTGCGGCCAGGCGGCAGCATCTCGGCGCCGAGGTATCAGATGAGCGTCGTCGAGCTGGGCTCGACCAGCCCCGTCGGGCACGCCGCCGTGTGGCGATACCTGCTGGACGTCGACTGGATCAGCGAGGTCCGCTACGAGAAGTGCGCGACCGACGACCCGATCACCAGCCTGCTCGCCGACCGACGACAGGCGGAGCGCAGTGACGTGGACGCGTTGTGGCTGCGGTTGGTGGACGTCGATCGAGCGCTGATCGCCCGGCGCTACTCCGCGCCGCTGGACGTCGTGCTGGAGATCGTCGACCCACGCTGCCCGTGGAATCAGGGGCGGTGGCGGCTGCGTGTCGACGACGAGGGAGCCGCCACGGTGACGGCCGCCGCCGAGCGGGCGGATCTCACCATCGGGGTCGCCGACCTCGGCGCCGCCTTCCTCGGTGCCACCCGGCTGAGCACGCTTGCCGCGAGTGGCCTCGTGCAGGAGCACCGTGCGGGCGCCGTCGCCGCCGCCTCCCGGTCATTCCTGGCCGATCCGATGCCCTACTGCGCGGTCGACTTCTGA
- the modA gene encoding molybdate ABC transporter substrate-binding protein, producing the protein MVAPVLRGAAVALCALPLLGCGVAPGSVDGGSPAATEESDAGETLTGELTVFAAASLTDGFTELAGRFEEANPGVTVRLSFAGSGTLVQQIEHGAPADVLATADIPTMDRAVDAGLTASDAVVFASNRLQIAVPPDDPANVQGLADLAQPANTIALCAVEVPCGAAAEAVFDLAGLEPAPDTREQDVKAVLTKIVLGEADAGLVYRTDIRAAGETVRGVDFPEAAQVVNDYPVAVVTEAPQALLAEAFIDSVRSETGEEALTDLGFDLP; encoded by the coding sequence GTGGTGGCACCTGTCCTGCGCGGAGCGGCCGTGGCGTTATGCGCTCTGCCGCTGCTCGGTTGCGGCGTCGCACCCGGATCGGTCGACGGCGGCTCGCCTGCTGCGACGGAGGAGTCCGATGCGGGAGAGACGCTCACGGGAGAGTTGACCGTCTTCGCCGCCGCGTCGCTCACCGACGGGTTCACCGAGCTGGCAGGCCGTTTCGAGGAGGCGAACCCGGGCGTCACGGTGCGACTGAGCTTCGCGGGCAGTGGCACCCTCGTGCAGCAGATCGAACACGGCGCACCGGCCGACGTGCTGGCCACCGCCGACATCCCGACCATGGACCGGGCGGTGGACGCGGGCCTGACCGCCTCGGACGCGGTCGTCTTCGCCTCGAACCGGCTGCAGATCGCCGTGCCGCCGGACGATCCGGCGAACGTCCAGGGCCTCGCCGACCTGGCGCAGCCTGCGAACACCATCGCGCTGTGCGCTGTCGAGGTGCCGTGTGGCGCGGCGGCCGAGGCGGTCTTCGATCTGGCCGGACTCGAGCCGGCTCCGGACACCAGAGAGCAGGACGTCAAGGCGGTGCTGACCAAGATCGTGCTGGGTGAGGCCGATGCCGGGCTGGTGTACCGCACCGACATCCGGGCGGCGGGTGAGACGGTGCGCGGCGTCGACTTCCCCGAGGCCGCTCAGGTCGTCAACGACTACCCCGTCGCCGTCGTCACGGAGGCGCCGCAGGCCCTGCTGGCCGAGGCGTTCATCGACTCCGTGCGTTCCGAGACAGGCGAAGAGGCGCTGACCGACCTCGGCTTCGATCTCCCGTGA